Part of the Candidatus Thorarchaeota archaeon genome is shown below.
CACGCGACCATGCCAGGAGCACCGAGACTTCTTTCGCCACGGTCAGTACGCGGGCGAACTGGGTTGGTATTGCGTTCGCTCTGGTCCTGGCCAGTGTCGGTACGGGGCTCGTTGTGAGTCTGACCCTGAAAGAGAAGGAGTACGAGACCACACTGCTTTCAGTCCGTGGCTTCACCGCCTCTCAGGTGCTCAAGGCCCTTCTGGCAGAAGTCATGGTCCTAATCACGTTCTCATTGATTCTGGGCTTGGTCACCGGGCTGATACAGATATTCGGGAACGTGTCGAGTGGCAGTCAGCAGGCACAGGCGCTGGTCAGACCAAGGATGGTCTTTGACTTGATGTCAGTGTCATTGATGTCGTGCGTAGTGCTAGTCGTTGTCGTCTGTGCTCTCATACCCATCCTGGTCACAGCACGCTTTGATGAGAAGAAGATAGACGTTCTAAGGGAGTGAGATGAAATGGTCAGCTATATTGAAACCAAAGAACTTGTGAAGGTGTACAAGCTCGGCAATGTGGAAGTGCAAGCACTCAGGGGGCTCTCGATGCGCATTGAACAGGTTGAGATGATTGCCATTGTTGGCCCCAGCGGCTCCGGAAAGACCACGCTGTTGAACATAGTCGGCGGTCTCACTAGGGCTACCGCAGGGCAGACATGGGTTGCTGGGCGAGAGATAACCAACGCGACGAACGCTGAGTTGGGCCTTCTGCGACAGAAGGTGGTTGGCCACATCTTTCAGACCCTGAACCTGATACCTACTCTCACCGCCTACGAGAATGTCGAGCTTCCCCTCTTGGCGACAAAGGTCCCGCCGTCGCAGAGGAGGAAACGTGCAGAGGAACTCCTCAAGACTGTGGGGCTGGAGCTCAGGATGAATCACAAGCCCGACGAGCTCAGTGGCGGAGAGAAACAGAGAGTGGCCATAGCTGCTGCCCTCGCGAATGACCCACCAATCCTCATCGCAGACGAACCAACTGGAGACCTCGACACAGAGACCGGTGCCAAAATAGTCGAGTTCCTCCATCGCGTCAACAAGGACATGGGCAAGACCGTCATCATAGTCACGCACGACCCTGCTATTGCGAGGCAGACCGATAGGATATACAGGATCATGGATGGGCGCATAATCTCTGTGCAGAAGCCCAGCGAGTCCGAAGAGGCGAGTGCGGCAGTGCGGGCCCAGATGTACCGTGACCGACTCACTGAGACAGAGGTGGAGTTGTCTGACCTGCTTGCAAAGTATGACCAGCATGGGATAAGCCCGGAGAACTTTGCCGAGCGCTGGCACAACCTCACCCGGACCAAAGAGTTCCTTCAGAGCGAGCTTCACCGGATGGGATTCTAGTCCTGTGACCTGCCGGCGGCGACGATGAGATACTTCGCCCTCCTTGCGAGAGCGCGGTTCCATAGCAGCCTGCGCTCAATACTCATCGCCGTCCTCTCGCTCCATGAGCACGGTGTCCCTGTGTCCTGCGTATAGACAGGTCTGACAATGGAGAAGACCCCTCCGAGTCTCAGGA
Proteins encoded:
- a CDS encoding ABC transporter ATP-binding protein, which produces MVSYIETKELVKVYKLGNVEVQALRGLSMRIEQVEMIAIVGPSGSGKTTLLNIVGGLTRATAGQTWVAGREITNATNAELGLLRQKVVGHIFQTLNLIPTLTAYENVELPLLATKVPPSQRRKRAEELLKTVGLELRMNHKPDELSGGEKQRVAIAAALANDPPILIADEPTGDLDTETGAKIVEFLHRVNKDMGKTVIIVTHDPAIARQTDRIYRIMDGRIISVQKPSESEEASAAVRAQMYRDRLTETEVELSDLLAKYDQHGISPENFAERWHNLTRTKEFLQSELHRMGF